DNA from Chitinophaga pendula:
AGAAAAAATAACACTCCCGCTCCGCACCCACCATCCAAAGCAAAAGAACGGCTGCCCACGAAAAGGACAGCCGTTCTCTTAATATTATAAAGCTATTGACTAGCTCAATTTCTCTACCTGCATGAAGTTCAGCTCTACCGGAGTAGCACGGCCGAAGATCTTCACCGTCACCTTCAACTTCTTCTTATCCTCTATCACCTCTTCTATCACCCCGTTAAAGTCGTTGAACGGTCCGTCAATGATCTTGATCGTCTCACCCACGATGAAAGGCTCACTCATCGTCATACCCTGATCACTCAACTCGTCCACCTTACCCAACATCTTATTCACCTCTGCCTTCCGCAAAGCGATCGGTTTATCCTTACCCAGGAAGTGAATAACACCCGATACGTTACGGATAGACTGGATCACCTCATCGGTCATTTTACCATCTATCGCCTCGATCATCACATAACCAGGATAAAAGTTCTTTTCCCGCATCACCTTCTTACCCGCTTGCACCTTGTACACCTTCTCTACCGGCAGAAACACCTGGGTGATTACATTTCCCCAATCGGAGCGGCGTACCTCAATATCCAGGTACTCCTTCACCTTTTTTTCCTTTCCACTTACCACCCGTAGCACATACCATTTCGTTTCCTGGGCAGGCGCAGTGTTATTGGCTGCATCCATATATTAAAATAATTTATAGTATTGTGTTAGTACAGTATTGGAAAGAGCGTCCATGCCCCAAACTAGTAAAGTAATGATGATAGTGGCGATCAGTACTATCATAGTGGAAGACTGGAGTTCCTTCCAGGTAGGCCAGGACACCTTATGTACCAGTTCATGATAGGATTCCTGGAAGTAAGTTCTGATACTCATGAGTAAACAAATTAACTGTGAATCAGATGTTATTAAACGGCTAAAAGGTTGAATTGTTTACTGATTTGATGACCATACAACAATTCAACCATTTACCTATATGTTTTATCTGGCACGGGCAACAGGATTCGAACCCGTATCAACGGTTTTGGAGACCGCTATTCTACCATTGAACTATGCCCGTAGAATATTTTTCTGACCCTCTCACAGCAGAACCGGTTGTATTCGCTGCTTTAGAGAACAAAGTACCTGGATAAAACTCCAGGTACTTTGTAAAGATATTAAACTTACCTCGTAGTTCCCTTCTTTAAAGGGCGAGATGGCTTATTTCAGGATTTCAGTTACCTGACCAGCACCTACGGTACGGCCACCTTCGCGGATAGCGAATTTCAGACCTTTTTCCATAGCGATCGGAGCGATCAGTTTAACAGTCAGACCGATGTTATCACCAGGCATAACCATTTCAACACCAGCTGGCAGTTCCACCTCACCAGTTACATCCGTAGTACGGAAGTAGAACTGAGGACGGTATTTCTGGAAGAATGGCGTGTGACGACCACCTTCATCTTTGCTCAGTACATACACCTCACATTTGAATTCAGTGTGCGGAGTGATAGTACCTGGCTGACAGATAACCATACCACGACGGATCTGAGTTTTCTCAATACCACGGAGCAGCAAACCAGCGTTGTCACCAGCTTCACCTTCATCCAGCAGTTTTTTGAACATCTCAACACCAGTACAAGTGGATTTCAGCGGCTCAGGGATCAGACCTACGATCTCAACGTTCTCACCCACTTTGATACGACCACGCTCGATACGACCGGTTGCAACAGTACCACGACCTGTGATAGAGAATACGTCCTCTACAGACATCAGGAACGGTTGATCAACTGGACGCGGAGGCAGCGGAATGTAAGAGTCAACTGCATCCATCAGTTCGTCGATAGCACCAACCCATTTCTCATCACCAGCCAGCGCACCTGTCGCAGAACCTTTGATGATGGGCACATTATCACCGTCAAAGCCGTTCTTAGACAGCAGATCACGGATTTCGATTTCTACCAGTTCCAGCAGTTCAGGATCGTCTACCAGGTCAACTTTGTTCATGAAAACAACGATACGAGGTACACCTACCTGGCGAGCCAGCAGAATGTGTTCTCTTGTTTGTGGCATCGGACCATCTGTAGCAGCAACCACCAGGATAGCACCATCCATCTGAGCAGCACCGGTAATCATGTTCTTCACATAGTCAGCGTGGCCTGGACAGTCAACGTGTGCATAGTGACGGTTAGCTGTCTGATACTCAACGTGTGCTGTATTGATAGTGATACCTCTTTCTTTTTCTTCAGGAGCCGCATCGATCTCATCATAACCTCTCTTCTCAGCCAAGCCCTTGTTTGCCAAAATGGTAGTAATGGCAGCAGTCAAGGTAGTTTTACCGTGGTCCACGTGACCAATGGTACCAATGTTTACGTGGGGTTTATCCCGCTTAAAGGTTTCTTTTGCCATTTTATTTTCTTTTTAGATGGTTTGTAAAGATTGTATTGATAGTTGTTTAAAAACCGTTTTACAAACTGGAGCAGTTGATGAGAATTGAACCCATGACCTCCCGGCCACACACCGGAATGCTCTGCCACTGAGCTACAACGCTTAGTTTAAACTTCGAATCCGAAGCCCGGAGCTGGAATGTCGAAATCCGAAGTCCGAAACTTGAATAGAGCTGTTGATGAGAATTGAACTCACGACCTCTTCCTTACCAAGGAAGTGCTCTACCCCTGAGCTACAACAGCATTTCTAAAGACCGCAGCATATAGCACAAAAGACTATCGCCAAAAATTTACATAACTAAAGTCAATCCAGACAAGACACCAGATTATTTAGCTACGCAATGAGCGGGAGACGAGGTTCGAACCCGCGACCTACAGCTTGGAAGGCTGTCGCTCTACCAACTGAGCTACTCCCGCATATCAATGAAAACGTATACAAAGAACAATTCCCACTTCTATTCAACAAGTAAGTTCCGCCTTAAACAAAAGCGGAACTTTACCGTTTGAAGTGGGCAGGATAGGATTCGAACCTATGAAGTCGAAAGACAGCGGATTTACAGTCCGCCCCATTTGGCCACTCTGGAACCTGCCCATTTTTAAAACTCTCCATTCCAAAACCCCTTCCGTCTACTCGCCAGCGATCACCGCCAGCTCATTTCACATCGTGGATTTTTCAAAGAGCCAGCAGAGGGATTCGAACCCCCGACCCACTGATTACAAATCAGTAGCTCTGGCCAACTGAGCTATGCTGGCATAACATGCTTTTAATCAGTTGTATGTGTATTAAAAGGAAGCGCAAAATTAAACGGTTTAAATTAATTTCAAAATGTTTTTTTAAACGCTTCGATACAACCCTTAAAAGTAATTATCGATTAGGCTAAAACGCCCTACAGTAAAGAACTTTACTACCTTCGCCGATCCCTTTTGAATTCGGGATGGCAAAGGTAGCAAAGAGATATTTAATTCCAAAATATTTTTGAAAAATTACTGAAATTTTTTCTCCTTCTGCTTCTTGATCTGGGCTACAAGAGAATCAAAAGCTAAGTCGAACGACTCCTCGAAGGATTTAGATTCATGCTTTACAAAGAGGTCTTGGCGGGGTACTCGGACTTTTATCTCGGCTATCTTGTCCTTAATTTGATGCGCTATATTATCCAACTTTAAAAAAACATCTACGCTTACAATACGATCATAAAAAGTGTTTAATTTCTGGATCTTCTTGTTCACATGGTCGATCAGTTTTGAATCAGCATCAAAATGCACAGTTTGAATTTGAACGTTCATAGCACTTGAAATTTTAATATTTAACAATCTAAACTCTGTTCGGGTAAGCATTGCTACATAGGCACTCTGTTTTAATAGTTAAGTAAAGAACTTTCATCACTAATTTAAAAAACTTTACGTTCTTTTACGTAACGATTATTTAATGTTTTGTTAAACCATCCATACTCCCCCTCTCCCTCCCAAGAGCTCGCCCATATTACACAATTTCGACTCCCTCTACCCAATTGTCAAACCTGGAGAAAATAACACCAGATGACCTCCCCTCCTCCTCCACCTCTCCTATATCATTCCTATAACATTCGTATAGCATTCGTATAATCATCCTATAAGCAACCCTCATTACTCATCTTTTCACTTTCCTCCATATCCGCTACCAGCACAGCTTTCAGAAAACACCACTCCCACTGCCAGCAGCACCCCGCCCGCTCAAACTGATGGTATATTACCGAACCGTATGTAAATGGGAAACTTACGCCTTCGGATGCGCCTTCCGAAACACATCCTTCAGCTGCTCAATAGAATTATGCGTATACACCTGCGTAGCCGCTAGACTCGAATGACCCAACAACTCCTTCACCGCATTCAAATCCGCCCCGTTATTCATCAAATGTGTCGCAAACGTATGCCGCAACACATGCGGACTCTTCGCCGCAATCGTCGTCAACTGATGCACACTCAGATAATGCCGCACCAACTCATACACATACCGCGGCGCCAACGCACGCCCCGTCCGCGGATGCACCAACAATACACCCGTATCCGGCGCCTCCAGCTCCTGCCGCTTCCGCTGCATATAAGCCGACATCCGCCCATACAACTCCCCACTGATCGGTATCAACCGCTCCTTATTCCCCTTCCCCAATACCTTGATCGTCAGATTACCCGCATCAATATGCCGCTCCTGCAACCCGATCAGCTCAGATCGCCGCACCCCCGTATGATACAAAATGTCAAACACCAGGTAATGCGTCATCCCCGCCAGATCAGCCGTAAAAATCACCGAAGCCTCCTGCCCCTTCCGCAAACTACGGTTCTCCTGCACCGCCTCCATCCCCTTGTCATCAATAAACCCCGGCAACCGACGACTCAACTTAGGCGCCACAATACGGGTCATCGGCGTCTGACGCACATGACCCTGCTTTACCGCATACCGGAAAAACGATTTTAAAGACGATAACTTCCGGTGAATACTCTTCGGACTCACCTCCGCCTGCATCAACGCAGCCAGCCACGAACGCACCATCAAATGCGTAATATCGCCCAGGGATAACTCACCATATGTAGTAATCAGGAAATCAGAAAACTGACGTAGGTCATTTTCATAAGCAGTCACCGTGTGCGCCGAGTAGCGCTTCTCCAAACGGATATAGGTAAGAAAAGACTGCCCTAACGGGTACAAAACTTCGTTCAACACAAAAAAATTGATGATCATAAAGTTACACAAATAACTTTATGATCATCAAATATTTTGAAGTTGACTTATTCCTATAAAGGCCTACAGTTCAATTTTACCACTAGCAATCTGCTGACGGTAAACAGCTTTCAGCACTTTTGTACGATGCTTGATAGAAGGCTTAGTAAATGACTGGCGCTCTCTCAATTGCATCAGGATACGCGCTTTCTCGAATTTCTTCTTGTATTTCTTAAGCGCCTTGTCAATATTTTCGCAATCTTTAGAATCGATAATCAACATAATTTTTGCTCCATTTTTAAGGATGGCAAAGATACGGACTGTATTTCAAAAAAACAAAAGCATTCCAATCTTTCCTCCAAAGATTCCAGCAAATATACCGGCAATAACCAGATTATCAGTAGCTTACCCCGCCCGCCCGTTCCTCACATCCCCTCTGCCTCCATTTAAATATCACCCCAGCCCCCCTTTCCCCATCCTACTGCCCGGTCCTCCAGCATGGAGATGCAAGCGTTCATTAAAGCATCTTTCGCCTTTAACCACCCCCACTGTCCGGTTCACCTCCCCGTTTGCCTGACTAAAGGCCCCCGTCATTGCCCCCACTCCCCCCTCCCCATACTTTTGCGGCGTATTCGATGCTTCACCCAATTAAACATCCAATTAAAACCATTATCACATGCACACTTTCAAACCACTTACCGCCGCACTCTTTATCAGCCTCGGCCTCGGCGCTTGTAAAAAAGAAGATACACCGCCGCCCGCACCGGTAGACTACCACCAAAACGCCCCGACAAAATTTGTCGATGTCAATGGCTCCAAACATGCCTACCGCGAACTGGGCGCTTCATCCGGTACCCCCGTCCTCATGGTCGCCCCCCTCGGCAGCAACATGGACGACTGGGACCCGGCTATCACCAATGGCCTCGCACAACAATATAAAGTGATCCTCTTCGACATACAGGGCGTAGGCGCCTCCACCGGTACCACCCCTAACAATATCGCCGATATGGCCAAAGATGTCACCGGGTTCATCAAAGCCCTGGGCATCCCCAAAGTAAACCTCCTGGGCTTCTCCCTCGGTAGCTTCATCTCCCAGCAGATCGCCCTCACCGAACCAGCCCTCGTCAACAAGATCATCCTCACCGGTACCGGCCCCAAAGGTGCTACCGGATTGTCCAACCTGCCAGCACTTCTCGCCGCAGGCGCCAACCTCAGCGCAGAAGACAACTTCCTCCGTTTCGGCTTCACCAAGTCCGAACAAAGCATCCAAGCGGGTAAAGCTTCCTGGCTACGGGTGCAACAACGAACGCAAAACCGCGATGCCGCCATCACCAACGAAAGCTTTAGCGCCGCCGTTCAAGCTGTACTGGGCTGGGCACAACCCAACCCCGATGCACTCAATGAACTCAAAACCGTCAAACAACCCGTACTCATCGCACAGGGTAAAGAAGATCTACCCGTACCAGTACAAAACGCCGTTAATATGTCGCAAAACTTTCCCAACGCCACATTGATCGTCTACCCGGATGCTGCCCATGCCGCTCTATTCCAGCATACAGACGACTTTGTCAAACGTACATCGGCATTCCTCGCACAGTAGACCACTACACACAACCACCACTAACGCCCGGAAAGCTACCGCTACCGGGCGTTTTGCAATCCACTCACCCCTGCTTTCCCCCGCCCGCTGTCCGGCCCAACGCCCCGTTGGCGTGCCGGAAGTGCCTCGTCATTACCCCCACTCCTCCCTTCCCTTCCCCGCACCTTAACAATTATCCCTAAATTAGCAGGTATGTTTACAGGAATAGTAGAATCACTGGGAGAAGTGATCACCACCAGGAAAGAGGGCACCAACCTCGTCATCAGCGTCCAGTCCTCACTGGCGCCGGAATTGAAAATAGACCAAAGCGTGGCACACAACGGTGTCTGCCTCACGGTTACCGCTATACAGGAAAATAGCTACGAGATCGTTGCCGTAGCAGAGACCTTACAGAAGACCAACCTCGGCCAGCTGGCCCCGGGTCAGAAAGTAAACCTCGAAAGGGCAATGGCTTTCAACGGCCGCATAGACGGACACCTCGTACAAGGCCACGTCGACAGCGTAGGTGAATGCATCAGCAAAACCGCCCAGGATGGCAGCTGGCTCTACCGCTTCCGCTTCCCCACCGCTTTCGCCGCTCTCGTCGTAGAAAAAGGCTCCCTCTGCGTCAATGGCGTCAGCCTCACCGTATTCGATGTCACCCACAACGAATGCTCCGTCGCCATCATTCCATACACCTACCAGCACACCAACCTGTCCGCCATAAGCGCCGGCAGCACCGTGAACCTGGAATTTGATATACTGGGCAAATACGTACAACGACAACTACAAGTAACCGCCCTCCACCCTGCCTGAGCAGGGCATCGCTGACCGTTTCCTTCCCCCCCGGCAGGGAGGGAGGGAAACGGTCCACCCGAATCACTAAATAGTACGCTTATGCTCCTTCGCCTACAACTGATATGGCTTATCATGCTTATAACATCGTCCGTTGCCACGCGGGCACAACAACCCGTACCCACCAACATCCGGGTAGTATACGACAGCACCGCCCTCCCCGAACTGTATGACCAGTTATCCGTAGGCCTGGAGATCACCTTCAGCGATGGCAGCATCAAAAAAACAGAAGGATTGCTCAAAGGCAACTACCGCTGGAGCCGCCTGCACATCACCAGCAGCAGTGGCAAATTAGAAAATGGCTTCCTTACCCTCGATCGCCGCCAGCTGGCACAACAACAATACCAGCTATCGCTCAGCGTCACCTTTCCCAATACCGACACCCCACTCAGCACTACCTTACAACTCCCTCGCCTCGAACGCATACGGTTCAACCATTATGCCGACAGCCTCAAAAGGAATGTGCATTTCTATCTCAATGTAGAAGGGGTCTTCAGCAGTGGCAAGATACTACCGCTGGATACCGCCGCCGTGCGTTTCCAAAGCTCTACCGGTCACCTCATCGGACAAGATCTCCTCCTCGAAAAAGAAGATACCGTCACCCGCATGATCTCCCTCAAAGCGATCAGCCGCACCGATCCGGCCATCAGCGCATCATCCGTCATACCAGTCAAACAACTACCAGACGACGAATCCCAGATTAAAAATGTACAGGATGTAATGCCCGCAGGCAGGAATAATAAACGTAACCGTAACAGACCCTGATCATCAGATCAGCATACGTGATTTCAACTCCAGGTATTTGTTGATCAGGTCCAATGTAAGATGCTCAGGAGTGGTCAATAAAGATAGAATACCATATTTGGAAAGCTCCCGTACAAAGAGCTTTTTCTCATAAGCGAATTTCTGCGCAATCACCTGCTTGTACACCTCTTCCACACCTCTCGCAGTATCCTGCGTCACTTTCTTCAGTTCCGTATTTTCAAAAAAGATCACCAGTACCAAATGATATTTCGATAACTGACGCAGATAAGACAACTGCCGCTGTAAACCCGTCATCGACTCAAAGTTGGTAAAGAAGATCAGCAGCGAACGTTGCGAGATCTTATTACGTAAAGTCACGCCTAACGTTTCATAATCACTCTCCTGCCAGGAAGTGGTCTGCCCATACAACATCTCCAGTACCTTACTCAGCTGCACCTTCTTGTTACTGGCCGCCAGTATTTCAGCCGTCTGCGCCGACAACGTCACCAGCCCGGCCTTATCCCCTTTCTGCAACGCAACATTACTGAATACCAAGGTAGAATTGATCGCATAATCCAGCAACGAGATACCGTCAAAAGGCATCTTCATCGTACGCCCCTTGTCGATCACACAGTACACCTGCTGTGCCTTCTCCTCCACATAGTTATTCACCATCAACGTACCCCGGCGTGCCGTCGCCTTCCAGTTCAACATACGTACATCATCCCCACGGTTATACTCGCGGATATGGTCAAACTCCATACTGTGCCCCACTACTCTCCGCTTATGCACACCCAGCTCATTCAACCGGTTCATAGCAGAGAATAACTCATAATGACGCAACTGCAGATATGCAGGGTATACCTTCACCGTCACCGCTTCACCACCGGCAATATACCGGCGCACTAACCCCAACGGACTGGTCAGGAAAATATTCATGACACCAAAATCATACGCTCCCCGCTCCAACGGACGCAACATATACGTCAACGTACGCACTTCCCCAGGTTGCAGTAAGGCCGTCAACCGGAAATTACGGGCCTGGAACTGAAACGGTAACTCATCCAGCAACTCCACCTGCACCGGAAAACGGTAACCATGATCCAATACGATCTTTACCTCGTTCTCATCCCCATGGCTGAAACGCTGTCCTACCTGCCGCTCCGCCTTCAAAGGATGCTCCGGTGTACCATACAGTAATACCAGGTCCACCAGCACCACTACCCCGAAAAGACCCGTAGCGATCAGCGCGATCACATACAACGCCGGCCAGAAAAAAGAACTGATAAACAGCAACACCAGCACACCCAGCGACAAATAAAGCCGGGTACTGAAGAATAACGCTTTGTAAAACCGTTGGATCATGTCAGCTGATTAAAAGGTAAATTATCGCGGTACTTCTACCGATTTGATGATCTGTGCAATCACTTCATCTGTACTGATACCTTCCATCTCACGCTCCGGTGTCAGCATAATACGATGCCGCAGCACATGCGGCAATATCGCTACAATATCATCAGGTGTTACAAAGTCGCGGTTGTTCATGGCAGCTGTCGCCTTCGCACAGTTCATCACGGCAATCGATGCACGTGGCGAAGCGCCCAAGTACAACGATGCATTCGCACGGGTCTCCTGTACCAACGCAGCGATGTAATGCATCAGGCGCTCTTCTACATGCACCGTACGCACGATCGCCTGGTACGACTGTATATCAGCAGCCGTCACCACCCGGTCTATCAGCTCGGTCATATCCCGTACTCCCTGGTGCTGATGCATCGCCTGCAACATAGCCACCTCTTCCGGTTGCGTCGGGTACTTTACCTCTATCTTAAACAGGAAACGATCTAGCTGCGCCTCCGGCAAACGATAAGTCCCCTCTTGCTCTATCGGGTTCTGCGTAGCGATCACCATAAAAGGTGCAGGCAATATATAAGATACCCCATCATTGGTCACCTGCCTTTCCTCCATCACCTCAAACAATGCAGCCTGCGTTTTCGCAGGCGCACGGTTGATCTCATCTATCAGGACCATATTGCTGAAAACAGGCCCTTTCTTGTATTCAAAATCACGACTCTGCGGATTGAAAACGGACGTACCCAACACATCCGCCGGCATGATATCCGGCGTGAACTGTATCCTGGAAAAACCAGCGTCCACACAACGGGATAATAACTTCGCCGTCAAGGTCTTGGCCACCCCGGGTACCCCCTCTATCAATACATGTCCCTGCGTCAGCAATCCCGTGATCAACAGATCCACCATCTGATGCTGCCCTACTATCACCTTGCCGATCTGCTCACGTATCGCAGCCACCGCCGCATGAAGGCCCGAAAGATCGGACTTAGGTTGAAAGAAATTCCCTTCCATTATTTCGTGTTTAGATAAAACTGATTGATCACTTTATAAAAGTCCATCAGGTAAGTATCACTCACCTGTTCCGACAACTGTATGTCATGTATACAATCCACAATATGCCGCACCGCCGCCTCTTCCATACCCGACTTCCGCGCCAGTGTAGTCGCAAATACCAGGTCCAGCTGCTGGGTGTTCAGATAAAAACGGCTACGCACATACTCCAGCCAATGCGCGATCATCTTCTGCGCCAGGTTTTTATTGTCATGCTGCTGATAATACAACTGCCCCAACGTATCTACAAACTCCAATGAATGGTTGGCCAGCACCGGACGCTCCGGGATGATACGCTGCCGCCGCTTGCTCTCAAAAAG
Protein-coding regions in this window:
- the nusG gene encoding transcription termination/antitermination protein NusG; the protein is MDAANNTAPAQETKWYVLRVVSGKEKKVKEYLDIEVRRSDWGNVITQVFLPVEKVYKVQAGKKVMREKNFYPGYVMIEAIDGKMTDEVIQSIRNVSGVIHFLGKDKPIALRKAEVNKMLGKVDELSDQGMTMSEPFIVGETIKIIDGPFNDFNGVIEEVIEDKKKLKVTVKIFGRATPVELNFMQVEKLS
- the secE gene encoding preprotein translocase subunit SecE, giving the protein MSIRTYFQESYHELVHKVSWPTWKELQSSTMIVLIATIIITLLVWGMDALSNTVLTQYYKLF
- the tuf gene encoding elongation factor Tu, giving the protein MAKETFKRDKPHVNIGTIGHVDHGKTTLTAAITTILANKGLAEKRGYDEIDAAPEEKERGITINTAHVEYQTANRHYAHVDCPGHADYVKNMITGAAQMDGAILVVAATDGPMPQTREHILLARQVGVPRIVVFMNKVDLVDDPELLELVEIEIRDLLSKNGFDGDNVPIIKGSATGALAGDEKWVGAIDELMDAVDSYIPLPPRPVDQPFLMSVEDVFSITGRGTVATGRIERGRIKVGENVEIVGLIPEPLKSTCTGVEMFKKLLDEGEAGDNAGLLLRGIEKTQIRRGMVICQPGTITPHTEFKCEVYVLSKDEGGRHTPFFQKYRPQFYFRTTDVTGEVELPAGVEMVMPGDNIGLTVKLIAPIAMEKGLKFAIREGGRTVGAGQVTEILK
- the hpf gene encoding ribosome hibernation-promoting factor, HPF/YfiA family, with the protein product MNVQIQTVHFDADSKLIDHVNKKIQKLNTFYDRIVSVDVFLKLDNIAHQIKDKIAEIKVRVPRQDLFVKHESKSFEESFDLAFDSLVAQIKKQKEKKFQ
- a CDS encoding tyrosine-type recombinase/integrase, which encodes MIINFFVLNEVLYPLGQSFLTYIRLEKRYSAHTVTAYENDLRQFSDFLITTYGELSLGDITHLMVRSWLAALMQAEVSPKSIHRKLSSLKSFFRYAVKQGHVRQTPMTRIVAPKLSRRLPGFIDDKGMEAVQENRSLRKGQEASVIFTADLAGMTHYLVFDILYHTGVRRSELIGLQERHIDAGNLTIKVLGKGNKERLIPISGELYGRMSAYMQRKRQELEAPDTGVLLVHPRTGRALAPRYVYELVRHYLSVHQLTTIAAKSPHVLRHTFATHLMNNGADLNAVKELLGHSSLAATQVYTHNSIEQLKDVFRKAHPKA
- the rpsU gene encoding 30S ribosomal protein S21, whose translation is MLIIDSKDCENIDKALKKYKKKFEKARILMQLRERQSFTKPSIKHRTKVLKAVYRQQIASGKIEL
- a CDS encoding alpha/beta fold hydrolase, which translates into the protein MHTFKPLTAALFISLGLGACKKEDTPPPAPVDYHQNAPTKFVDVNGSKHAYRELGASSGTPVLMVAPLGSNMDDWDPAITNGLAQQYKVILFDIQGVGASTGTTPNNIADMAKDVTGFIKALGIPKVNLLGFSLGSFISQQIALTEPALVNKIILTGTGPKGATGLSNLPALLAAGANLSAEDNFLRFGFTKSEQSIQAGKASWLRVQQRTQNRDAAITNESFSAAVQAVLGWAQPNPDALNELKTVKQPVLIAQGKEDLPVPVQNAVNMSQNFPNATLIVYPDAAHAALFQHTDDFVKRTSAFLAQ
- a CDS encoding riboflavin synthase, with product MFTGIVESLGEVITTRKEGTNLVISVQSSLAPELKIDQSVAHNGVCLTVTAIQENSYEIVAVAETLQKTNLGQLAPGQKVNLERAMAFNGRIDGHLVQGHVDSVGECISKTAQDGSWLYRFRFPTAFAALVVEKGSLCVNGVSLTVFDVTHNECSVAIIPYTYQHTNLSAISAGSTVNLEFDILGKYVQRQLQVTALHPA
- a CDS encoding DUF58 domain-containing protein; translated protein: MIQRFYKALFFSTRLYLSLGVLVLLFISSFFWPALYVIALIATGLFGVVVLVDLVLLYGTPEHPLKAERQVGQRFSHGDENEVKIVLDHGYRFPVQVELLDELPFQFQARNFRLTALLQPGEVRTLTYMLRPLERGAYDFGVMNIFLTSPLGLVRRYIAGGEAVTVKVYPAYLQLRHYELFSAMNRLNELGVHKRRVVGHSMEFDHIREYNRGDDVRMLNWKATARRGTLMVNNYVEEKAQQVYCVIDKGRTMKMPFDGISLLDYAINSTLVFSNVALQKGDKAGLVTLSAQTAEILAASNKKVQLSKVLEMLYGQTTSWQESDYETLGVTLRNKISQRSLLIFFTNFESMTGLQRQLSYLRQLSKYHLVLVIFFENTELKKVTQDTARGVEEVYKQVIAQKFAYEKKLFVRELSKYGILSLLTTPEHLTLDLINKYLELKSRMLI
- a CDS encoding AAA family ATPase; the protein is MEGNFFQPKSDLSGLHAAVAAIREQIGKVIVGQHQMVDLLITGLLTQGHVLIEGVPGVAKTLTAKLLSRCVDAGFSRIQFTPDIMPADVLGTSVFNPQSRDFEYKKGPVFSNMVLIDEINRAPAKTQAALFEVMEERQVTNDGVSYILPAPFMVIATQNPIEQEGTYRLPEAQLDRFLFKIEVKYPTQPEEVAMLQAMHQHQGVRDMTELIDRVVTAADIQSYQAIVRTVHVEERLMHYIAALVQETRANASLYLGASPRASIAVMNCAKATAAMNNRDFVTPDDIVAILPHVLRHRIMLTPEREMEGISTDEVIAQIIKSVEVPR